A window from Erythrolamprus reginae isolate rEryReg1 chromosome 11, rEryReg1.hap1, whole genome shotgun sequence encodes these proteins:
- the COX6B1 gene encoding cytochrome c oxidase subunit 6B1 has product MSEAIKRNIENYKTAPFDSRFPNQNQTRGCWQNYLDFHRCEKAMNAKNSDPYVCQWYKKVYSSLCPSSWVDNWDECRESGTFPGKI; this is encoded by the exons ATGTCGGAAGCCATAAAACGCAACATAGAGAACTACAAAACAGCTCCATTTGACAGTAGATTCCCCAATCAAAATCAAACACGAGGCTGCTGGCAGAACTACCTTG ATTTCCACCGTTGTGAGAAAGCCATGAACGCCAAAAACTCTGATCCCTATGTCTGCCAGTGGTATAAAAAAGTATACTCATCCCTGTGCCCTTCTTCTTGG GTTGACAACTGGGATGAATGTCGGGAAAGCGGTACTTTTCCAGGCAAAATCTGA